From the genome of Neodiprion pinetum isolate iyNeoPine1 chromosome 3, iyNeoPine1.2, whole genome shotgun sequence, one region includes:
- the LOC124214641 gene encoding alpha-tocopherol transfer protein-like isoform X2, producing MLLIQPTEEMSKQIRVELNEDPTTRQRDLKLIKEWLAKQPHLPVFDDDLRLMTFLRGCKFSLEKCKRKLDMYFTMRSIVPEFFSQRDITRAEMREITSVVQIPPLPGLTKNGRRVILMRGIDKDIPTPNVAEAMKMVLMIGDVRLAEELYGVAGDVYILDASVATPTHFAKFTPTIVKKFLICVQEAYPVKLKEVHVVNVSPLVDTIINFVKPFLKEKIRNRIFVHSTFETLYEHVPKEILPSEYGGDAGPIQAIHDAWIKKLEDYGPWFAAQEAIKTNEALRPGKPKTQDDLFGLDGSFRQLVID from the exons ATGTTGTTGATACAGCCGACAGAAGAGATGTCGAAGCAGATCCGGGTCGAATTGAACGAAGACCCGACGACGCGCCAAAGGGATTTAAAGCTGATTAAAGAGTGGCTGGCTAAGCAGCCTCACTTACCTGTTTTCGATG ATGACTTGAGGCTAATGACATTTTTGCGTGGCTGCAAATTCTCACTTGAGAAGTGTAAAAGAAAGCTGGACATGTACTTCACCATGCGTTCAATTGTACCTGAGTTTTTTTCCCAAAGAGATATCACCAGGGCGGAAATGAGGGAGATCACGAGTGTTGT tcaaattCCCCCGCTACCAGGATTGACCAAAAATGGCCGTCGCGTTATCCTGATGAGAGGAATCGACAAGGACATCCCAACGCCCAACGTAGCCGAGGCGATGAAAATGGTACTCATGATCGGCGACGTTCGTCTCGCGGAAGAACTCTACGGGGTTGCCGGTGACGTCTACATTTTGGACGCTTCCGTCGCGACGCCTACGCACTTTGCAAAATTCACACCtacaattgtgaaaaaattccttATATGCGTGCAGGAAGCTTATCCTGTAAAGCTGAAGGAAGTTCACGTGGTTAACGTTAGTCCATTGGTAGACAcgataataaattttgtcaaacCATTCCTAAAGGAGAAAATCCGGAACAGGATATTCGTTCACAGCACTTTTGAAACCCTCTACGAACACGTGCCCAAAGAAATTCTACCCTCAGAGTACGGAGGCGACGCAGGACCCATTCAGGCCATCCACG ATGCTTGGATCAAGAAGCTGGAAGATTATGGACCATGGTTCGCTGCCCAGGAAGCCATCAAGACAAACGAGGCTCTTCGCCCCGGTAAACCAAAAACACAGGATGACCTCTTCGGGTTGGACGGCTCATTCCGCCAACTCGTCATCGACTAG
- the LOC124214641 gene encoding alpha-tocopherol transfer protein-like isoform X1, which yields MAMLLIQPTEEMSKQIRVELNEDPTTRQRDLKLIKEWLAKQPHLPVFDDDLRLMTFLRGCKFSLEKCKRKLDMYFTMRSIVPEFFSQRDITRAEMREITSVVQIPPLPGLTKNGRRVILMRGIDKDIPTPNVAEAMKMVLMIGDVRLAEELYGVAGDVYILDASVATPTHFAKFTPTIVKKFLICVQEAYPVKLKEVHVVNVSPLVDTIINFVKPFLKEKIRNRIFVHSTFETLYEHVPKEILPSEYGGDAGPIQAIHDAWIKKLEDYGPWFAAQEAIKTNEALRPGKPKTQDDLFGLDGSFRQLVID from the exons ATGGCG ATGTTGTTGATACAGCCGACAGAAGAGATGTCGAAGCAGATCCGGGTCGAATTGAACGAAGACCCGACGACGCGCCAAAGGGATTTAAAGCTGATTAAAGAGTGGCTGGCTAAGCAGCCTCACTTACCTGTTTTCGATG ATGACTTGAGGCTAATGACATTTTTGCGTGGCTGCAAATTCTCACTTGAGAAGTGTAAAAGAAAGCTGGACATGTACTTCACCATGCGTTCAATTGTACCTGAGTTTTTTTCCCAAAGAGATATCACCAGGGCGGAAATGAGGGAGATCACGAGTGTTGT tcaaattCCCCCGCTACCAGGATTGACCAAAAATGGCCGTCGCGTTATCCTGATGAGAGGAATCGACAAGGACATCCCAACGCCCAACGTAGCCGAGGCGATGAAAATGGTACTCATGATCGGCGACGTTCGTCTCGCGGAAGAACTCTACGGGGTTGCCGGTGACGTCTACATTTTGGACGCTTCCGTCGCGACGCCTACGCACTTTGCAAAATTCACACCtacaattgtgaaaaaattccttATATGCGTGCAGGAAGCTTATCCTGTAAAGCTGAAGGAAGTTCACGTGGTTAACGTTAGTCCATTGGTAGACAcgataataaattttgtcaaacCATTCCTAAAGGAGAAAATCCGGAACAGGATATTCGTTCACAGCACTTTTGAAACCCTCTACGAACACGTGCCCAAAGAAATTCTACCCTCAGAGTACGGAGGCGACGCAGGACCCATTCAGGCCATCCACG ATGCTTGGATCAAGAAGCTGGAAGATTATGGACCATGGTTCGCTGCCCAGGAAGCCATCAAGACAAACGAGGCTCTTCGCCCCGGTAAACCAAAAACACAGGATGACCTCTTCGGGTTGGACGGCTCATTCCGCCAACTCGTCATCGACTAG
- the LOC124214634 gene encoding uncharacterized protein isoform X2, which yields MFKSLLVVGLMVAIATNSGYAFVVDRSAAAAWDTAPSLDTEQRTSVDQMLNGKMQVTGMNKILQASDAKKSAKHVDESTAEDSSREKRSEVVIISSDSASRGTESLKEPKDALNGLFEENAGKDADFPRNVVFLLIDETSQDKEELWNTFRSKHDFPVQGLLQSCRNNNTPLKYNGQDDPMALLRKDKDCECEHFLRANVGALLSWARHAKVMTTGAVSTTNFSIPAAIGYDGPAGIAKEMNEADENNVKREARHSRPEFHDVWRLIDLDRQPGALPTSASSKPEGAANTDGMWDVFDMFSRIRVAFFRSLLDSLGGNLGAQEDEFPPRRPSPLQSNLVDLVSDTIKELKSASNEKGYMLVAAAPGNDLSSTVELLTRETSPKDTLLVVAGICSADKKPVPFYASGPGAKSLLEARSVWDLPGAIKSAVTGGCRGAGCRVRRHDQTLPALPRVPALMPTAEEGDAPSLRRVGRQDEAAAGATDISADAVTMMLSLATSIVATLAVKF from the exons ATGTTCAAATCATTGCTCGTGGTTGGATTGATGGTGGCGATTGCTACCAACTCTGGTTACGCCTTCGTCGTAGACCGATCAg CTGCAGCAGCATGGGATACGGCGCCGAGCTTGGACACCGAGCAAAGGACATCAGTGGACCAGATGTTGAATGGCAAGATGCAAGTAACCGGGATGAACAAGATCCTGCAGGCTTCGGACGCGAAGAAGTCGGCAAAACACGTTGACGAGTCGACCGCTGAGGATTCGTCCAGGGAGAAGCGGTCTGAGGTTGTAATAATTTCATCGGACAGCGCCAGCCGCGGTACCGAATCTCTGAAGGAACCGAAGGACGCTCTGAACGGCCTTTTCGAGGAAAACGCCGGAAAGGATGCAGATTTTCCGCGCAACGTTGTGTTCCTACTGATAGACGAAACCAGCCAGGACAAAGAGGAACTGTGGAACACTTTCAGGAGCAAGCATGATTTCCCCGTTCAAGGACTGCTGCAG AGCTGCCGCAACAACAACACACCCTTGAAGTACAACGGTCAAGACGATCCGATGGCACTGCTTAGGAAAGACAAGGACTGCGAGTGCGAACACTTCCTGCGAGCCAACGTTGGTGCTCTGCTTTCATGGGCTCGGCATGCCAAGGTGATGACAACCGGAGCAGTCTCAACGACAAACTTTTCCATCCCCGCAGCCATCGGCTATGACGGTCCCGCAGGCATTGCCAAGGAAATGAACGAGGCCGATGAGAACAACGTGAAACGAGAAGCCCGTCATTCAAGACCCGAGTTCCACGATGTATGGCGTCTCATCGATTTGGACAGGCAGCCTGGAGCACTTCCGACATCAGCTTCGTCCAAGCCCGAGG GAGCTGCGAACACCGATGGAATGTGGGACGTCTTCGACATGTTCTCCAGGATTCGCGTGGCCTTCTTCAGGAGCCTCCTTGACTCACTCGGCGGAAACCTTGGCGCCCAAGAAGACGAGTTCCCTCCGCGTCGACCATCTCCTCTGCAGTCGAACCTGGTAGATCTAGTCAGTGACACGATCAAGGAACTGAAGTCTGCTTCAAACGAAAAGGGTTACATGCTGGTCGCCGCTGCTCCCGGAAACGATCTCTCTTCAACCGTCGAGCTGCTCACTCGCGAG ACCTCGCCGAAGGACACATTGCTGGTCGTAGCAGGAATCTGCTCCGCCGACAAGAAGCCTGTTCCATTCTACGCCAGCGGACCGGGTGCAAAATCGCTTCTCGAGGCCCGTTCGGTATGGGATCTTCCCGGTGCCATCAAGAGCGCTGTAACCGGAGGTTGCCGAGGTGCCGGATGCAGAGTTCGCCGCCATGACCAGACCTTGCCTGCTCTACCACGAGTTCCCGCTCTGATGCCAACCGCCGAGGAGGGCGACGCTCCTAGCCTTCGAAGAGTCGGACGGCAGGACGAAGCCGCG GCGGGCGCTACGGATATTTCGGCCGATGCCGTGACAATGATGCTAAGCCTCGCGACTTCCATCGTGGCgacgctcgccgtcaagtttTAG
- the LOC124214634 gene encoding uncharacterized protein isoform X1, with product MWKYFRTLPNVREAVAILAHRTKIGSCGRFTMFKSLLVVGLMVAIATNSGYAFVVDRSAAAAWDTAPSLDTEQRTSVDQMLNGKMQVTGMNKILQASDAKKSAKHVDESTAEDSSREKRSEVVIISSDSASRGTESLKEPKDALNGLFEENAGKDADFPRNVVFLLIDETSQDKEELWNTFRSKHDFPVQGLLQSCRNNNTPLKYNGQDDPMALLRKDKDCECEHFLRANVGALLSWARHAKVMTTGAVSTTNFSIPAAIGYDGPAGIAKEMNEADENNVKREARHSRPEFHDVWRLIDLDRQPGALPTSASSKPEGAANTDGMWDVFDMFSRIRVAFFRSLLDSLGGNLGAQEDEFPPRRPSPLQSNLVDLVSDTIKELKSASNEKGYMLVAAAPGNDLSSTVELLTRETSPKDTLLVVAGICSADKKPVPFYASGPGAKSLLEARSVWDLPGAIKSAVTGGCRGAGCRVRRHDQTLPALPRVPALMPTAEEGDAPSLRRVGRQDEAAAGATDISADAVTMMLSLATSIVATLAVKF from the exons cTTTACAATGTTCAAATCATTGCTCGTGGTTGGATTGATGGTGGCGATTGCTACCAACTCTGGTTACGCCTTCGTCGTAGACCGATCAg CTGCAGCAGCATGGGATACGGCGCCGAGCTTGGACACCGAGCAAAGGACATCAGTGGACCAGATGTTGAATGGCAAGATGCAAGTAACCGGGATGAACAAGATCCTGCAGGCTTCGGACGCGAAGAAGTCGGCAAAACACGTTGACGAGTCGACCGCTGAGGATTCGTCCAGGGAGAAGCGGTCTGAGGTTGTAATAATTTCATCGGACAGCGCCAGCCGCGGTACCGAATCTCTGAAGGAACCGAAGGACGCTCTGAACGGCCTTTTCGAGGAAAACGCCGGAAAGGATGCAGATTTTCCGCGCAACGTTGTGTTCCTACTGATAGACGAAACCAGCCAGGACAAAGAGGAACTGTGGAACACTTTCAGGAGCAAGCATGATTTCCCCGTTCAAGGACTGCTGCAG AGCTGCCGCAACAACAACACACCCTTGAAGTACAACGGTCAAGACGATCCGATGGCACTGCTTAGGAAAGACAAGGACTGCGAGTGCGAACACTTCCTGCGAGCCAACGTTGGTGCTCTGCTTTCATGGGCTCGGCATGCCAAGGTGATGACAACCGGAGCAGTCTCAACGACAAACTTTTCCATCCCCGCAGCCATCGGCTATGACGGTCCCGCAGGCATTGCCAAGGAAATGAACGAGGCCGATGAGAACAACGTGAAACGAGAAGCCCGTCATTCAAGACCCGAGTTCCACGATGTATGGCGTCTCATCGATTTGGACAGGCAGCCTGGAGCACTTCCGACATCAGCTTCGTCCAAGCCCGAGG GAGCTGCGAACACCGATGGAATGTGGGACGTCTTCGACATGTTCTCCAGGATTCGCGTGGCCTTCTTCAGGAGCCTCCTTGACTCACTCGGCGGAAACCTTGGCGCCCAAGAAGACGAGTTCCCTCCGCGTCGACCATCTCCTCTGCAGTCGAACCTGGTAGATCTAGTCAGTGACACGATCAAGGAACTGAAGTCTGCTTCAAACGAAAAGGGTTACATGCTGGTCGCCGCTGCTCCCGGAAACGATCTCTCTTCAACCGTCGAGCTGCTCACTCGCGAG ACCTCGCCGAAGGACACATTGCTGGTCGTAGCAGGAATCTGCTCCGCCGACAAGAAGCCTGTTCCATTCTACGCCAGCGGACCGGGTGCAAAATCGCTTCTCGAGGCCCGTTCGGTATGGGATCTTCCCGGTGCCATCAAGAGCGCTGTAACCGGAGGTTGCCGAGGTGCCGGATGCAGAGTTCGCCGCCATGACCAGACCTTGCCTGCTCTACCACGAGTTCCCGCTCTGATGCCAACCGCCGAGGAGGGCGACGCTCCTAGCCTTCGAAGAGTCGGACGGCAGGACGAAGCCGCG GCGGGCGCTACGGATATTTCGGCCGATGCCGTGACAATGATGCTAAGCCTCGCGACTTCCATCGTGGCgacgctcgccgtcaagtttTAG
- the LOC124214634 gene encoding uncharacterized protein isoform X3, producing the protein MPCKEYTAAAWDTAPSLDTEQRTSVDQMLNGKMQVTGMNKILQASDAKKSAKHVDESTAEDSSREKRSEVVIISSDSASRGTESLKEPKDALNGLFEENAGKDADFPRNVVFLLIDETSQDKEELWNTFRSKHDFPVQGLLQSCRNNNTPLKYNGQDDPMALLRKDKDCECEHFLRANVGALLSWARHAKVMTTGAVSTTNFSIPAAIGYDGPAGIAKEMNEADENNVKREARHSRPEFHDVWRLIDLDRQPGALPTSASSKPEGAANTDGMWDVFDMFSRIRVAFFRSLLDSLGGNLGAQEDEFPPRRPSPLQSNLVDLVSDTIKELKSASNEKGYMLVAAAPGNDLSSTVELLTRETSPKDTLLVVAGICSADKKPVPFYASGPGAKSLLEARSVWDLPGAIKSAVTGGCRGAGCRVRRHDQTLPALPRVPALMPTAEEGDAPSLRRVGRQDEAAAGATDISADAVTMMLSLATSIVATLAVKF; encoded by the exons CTGCAGCAGCATGGGATACGGCGCCGAGCTTGGACACCGAGCAAAGGACATCAGTGGACCAGATGTTGAATGGCAAGATGCAAGTAACCGGGATGAACAAGATCCTGCAGGCTTCGGACGCGAAGAAGTCGGCAAAACACGTTGACGAGTCGACCGCTGAGGATTCGTCCAGGGAGAAGCGGTCTGAGGTTGTAATAATTTCATCGGACAGCGCCAGCCGCGGTACCGAATCTCTGAAGGAACCGAAGGACGCTCTGAACGGCCTTTTCGAGGAAAACGCCGGAAAGGATGCAGATTTTCCGCGCAACGTTGTGTTCCTACTGATAGACGAAACCAGCCAGGACAAAGAGGAACTGTGGAACACTTTCAGGAGCAAGCATGATTTCCCCGTTCAAGGACTGCTGCAG AGCTGCCGCAACAACAACACACCCTTGAAGTACAACGGTCAAGACGATCCGATGGCACTGCTTAGGAAAGACAAGGACTGCGAGTGCGAACACTTCCTGCGAGCCAACGTTGGTGCTCTGCTTTCATGGGCTCGGCATGCCAAGGTGATGACAACCGGAGCAGTCTCAACGACAAACTTTTCCATCCCCGCAGCCATCGGCTATGACGGTCCCGCAGGCATTGCCAAGGAAATGAACGAGGCCGATGAGAACAACGTGAAACGAGAAGCCCGTCATTCAAGACCCGAGTTCCACGATGTATGGCGTCTCATCGATTTGGACAGGCAGCCTGGAGCACTTCCGACATCAGCTTCGTCCAAGCCCGAGG GAGCTGCGAACACCGATGGAATGTGGGACGTCTTCGACATGTTCTCCAGGATTCGCGTGGCCTTCTTCAGGAGCCTCCTTGACTCACTCGGCGGAAACCTTGGCGCCCAAGAAGACGAGTTCCCTCCGCGTCGACCATCTCCTCTGCAGTCGAACCTGGTAGATCTAGTCAGTGACACGATCAAGGAACTGAAGTCTGCTTCAAACGAAAAGGGTTACATGCTGGTCGCCGCTGCTCCCGGAAACGATCTCTCTTCAACCGTCGAGCTGCTCACTCGCGAG ACCTCGCCGAAGGACACATTGCTGGTCGTAGCAGGAATCTGCTCCGCCGACAAGAAGCCTGTTCCATTCTACGCCAGCGGACCGGGTGCAAAATCGCTTCTCGAGGCCCGTTCGGTATGGGATCTTCCCGGTGCCATCAAGAGCGCTGTAACCGGAGGTTGCCGAGGTGCCGGATGCAGAGTTCGCCGCCATGACCAGACCTTGCCTGCTCTACCACGAGTTCCCGCTCTGATGCCAACCGCCGAGGAGGGCGACGCTCCTAGCCTTCGAAGAGTCGGACGGCAGGACGAAGCCGCG GCGGGCGCTACGGATATTTCGGCCGATGCCGTGACAATGATGCTAAGCCTCGCGACTTCCATCGTGGCgacgctcgccgtcaagtttTAG
- the LOC124214634 gene encoding uncharacterized protein isoform X4, translated as MLNGKMQVTGMNKILQASDAKKSAKHVDESTAEDSSREKRSEVVIISSDSASRGTESLKEPKDALNGLFEENAGKDADFPRNVVFLLIDETSQDKEELWNTFRSKHDFPVQGLLQSCRNNNTPLKYNGQDDPMALLRKDKDCECEHFLRANVGALLSWARHAKVMTTGAVSTTNFSIPAAIGYDGPAGIAKEMNEADENNVKREARHSRPEFHDVWRLIDLDRQPGALPTSASSKPEGAANTDGMWDVFDMFSRIRVAFFRSLLDSLGGNLGAQEDEFPPRRPSPLQSNLVDLVSDTIKELKSASNEKGYMLVAAAPGNDLSSTVELLTRETSPKDTLLVVAGICSADKKPVPFYASGPGAKSLLEARSVWDLPGAIKSAVTGGCRGAGCRVRRHDQTLPALPRVPALMPTAEEGDAPSLRRVGRQDEAAAGATDISADAVTMMLSLATSIVATLAVKF; from the exons ATGTTGAATGGCAAGATGCAAGTAACCGGGATGAACAAGATCCTGCAGGCTTCGGACGCGAAGAAGTCGGCAAAACACGTTGACGAGTCGACCGCTGAGGATTCGTCCAGGGAGAAGCGGTCTGAGGTTGTAATAATTTCATCGGACAGCGCCAGCCGCGGTACCGAATCTCTGAAGGAACCGAAGGACGCTCTGAACGGCCTTTTCGAGGAAAACGCCGGAAAGGATGCAGATTTTCCGCGCAACGTTGTGTTCCTACTGATAGACGAAACCAGCCAGGACAAAGAGGAACTGTGGAACACTTTCAGGAGCAAGCATGATTTCCCCGTTCAAGGACTGCTGCAG AGCTGCCGCAACAACAACACACCCTTGAAGTACAACGGTCAAGACGATCCGATGGCACTGCTTAGGAAAGACAAGGACTGCGAGTGCGAACACTTCCTGCGAGCCAACGTTGGTGCTCTGCTTTCATGGGCTCGGCATGCCAAGGTGATGACAACCGGAGCAGTCTCAACGACAAACTTTTCCATCCCCGCAGCCATCGGCTATGACGGTCCCGCAGGCATTGCCAAGGAAATGAACGAGGCCGATGAGAACAACGTGAAACGAGAAGCCCGTCATTCAAGACCCGAGTTCCACGATGTATGGCGTCTCATCGATTTGGACAGGCAGCCTGGAGCACTTCCGACATCAGCTTCGTCCAAGCCCGAGG GAGCTGCGAACACCGATGGAATGTGGGACGTCTTCGACATGTTCTCCAGGATTCGCGTGGCCTTCTTCAGGAGCCTCCTTGACTCACTCGGCGGAAACCTTGGCGCCCAAGAAGACGAGTTCCCTCCGCGTCGACCATCTCCTCTGCAGTCGAACCTGGTAGATCTAGTCAGTGACACGATCAAGGAACTGAAGTCTGCTTCAAACGAAAAGGGTTACATGCTGGTCGCCGCTGCTCCCGGAAACGATCTCTCTTCAACCGTCGAGCTGCTCACTCGCGAG ACCTCGCCGAAGGACACATTGCTGGTCGTAGCAGGAATCTGCTCCGCCGACAAGAAGCCTGTTCCATTCTACGCCAGCGGACCGGGTGCAAAATCGCTTCTCGAGGCCCGTTCGGTATGGGATCTTCCCGGTGCCATCAAGAGCGCTGTAACCGGAGGTTGCCGAGGTGCCGGATGCAGAGTTCGCCGCCATGACCAGACCTTGCCTGCTCTACCACGAGTTCCCGCTCTGATGCCAACCGCCGAGGAGGGCGACGCTCCTAGCCTTCGAAGAGTCGGACGGCAGGACGAAGCCGCG GCGGGCGCTACGGATATTTCGGCCGATGCCGTGACAATGATGCTAAGCCTCGCGACTTCCATCGTGGCgacgctcgccgtcaagtttTAG
- the Orco gene encoding odorant receptor 2 isoform X1 encodes MQMMKYKQQGLVADLMPNIRLMQFTGHFFFQYYNDAGGSNIKLFHKIYCVVHLILILLQFSLCGLNLFFERDNVEDMTANTITLLFFTHSLSKLTYAGARSKMFYRTLGIWNNPNSHPLFAESNARYHAIALSKNRRLLTSVTAATVFSVLAWTGLTFMGDSVKNIVDKETNETTTIEIPRLMLRSWYPYDAGHGVAHVATLIFQFYWVLVCLMSASMLDVLFCSWLLFACEQIQHLKQIMKPLIELSATLDTVVPHSNELFKAGSTDHLRDNQPPPPPENDMLDMDLRGIYSNRQDFTATFRSTTGLGFSGGVGPNGLTKKQEILVRSAIKYWVERHKHVVRLVTAVGDTYGFALLIHMLIATITLTLLAYQATKISGFDVYSMGVIGYILYSLGQVFLFCIFGNRLIEESSSVMDAAYSCQWYDGSEEAKTFVQIVCQQCQKAMSVSGAKFFTVSLDLFASVVGAMVTYFMVLMQLG; translated from the exons ATGCAGATGATGAAATATAAGCAGCAAGGTCTCGTGGCAGACCTGATGCCGAATATTCGGCTCATGCAGTTCACCGGccatttcttctttcaatattaCAACGACGCGGGAGGAAGCAATATAAAGCTGTTTCATAAAATCTACTGCGTC GTTCACCTAATCTTGATCCTTCTACAGTTTTCTCTCTGCGGCTTGAACCTCTTCTTTGAGAGGGATAACGTTGAAGACATGACCGCAAACACCATCACCCTCCTCTTTTTCACGCATAGCTTATCAAAGCTGACGTACGCCGGCGCgaggagtaaaatgttttATCGGACATTGGGAATTTGGAACAATCCGAACAGCCATCCCTTGTTTGCCGAGAGTAACGCTCGATACCATGCCATCGCGCTATCGAAAAATAGACGTCTTTTAACTAGCGTAACGGCCGCAACCGTGTTTTCGGTTCTCGCGTGGACCGGTCTAACCTTCATGGGTGACTCCGTGAAGAATATCGTCGACAAGGAAACGAACGAGACAACGACCATCGAG ATACCAAGGCTGATGCTGCGGTCCTGGTACCCTTATGACGCCGGACATGGCGTAGCTCACGTCGCCACattgatatttcaattctatTGGGTCCTGGTCTGTCTGATGAGCGCCAGCATGCTGGACGTGCTCTTTTGCTCTTGGCTACTTTTTGCCTGCGAGCAGATTCAACATCTGAAGCAAATAATGAAGCCGCTGATCGAGCTGAGTGCAACGTTGGACACGGTTGTTCCGCACAGCAACGAATTGTTCAAA GCTGGAAGTACCGACCACTTGAGAGACAATCAACCCCCGCCGCCACCCGAAAACGACATGCTGGATATGGATTTGAGAGGGATTTACAGCAACAGACAAGACTTTACGGCCACGTTCAGATCCACGACAGGCCTCGGCTTCAGTGGTGGAGTCGGTCCGAACGGGCTGACCAAGAAGCAGGAAATATTGGTCAGAAGTGCCATCAAGTATTGGGTCGAAAGGCACAAGCATGTAGTGAG ACTCGTAACAGCCGTCGGGGATACTTACGGGTTTGCCTTACTTATCCACATGTTGATAGCCACAATTACCTTAACTCTGCTCGCTTATCAAGCAACAAAG ATTTCTGGCTTTGACGTATACTCAATGGGCGTCATAGGTTACATCCTCTACAGTCTGGGGCAAGTCTTTCTCTTCTGTATATTTGGAAATCGACTGATCGAAGAG AGTTCATCGGTTATGGATGCCGCCTACTCCTGCCAGTGGTACGATGGATCTGAGGAGGCGAAGACGTTCGTTCAAATTGTTTGTCAGCAGTGTCAAAAGGCCATGTCGGTTTCCGGTGCCAAGTTCTTCACGGTTTCTTTGGACTTGTTCGCGTCG GTTGTTGGAGCGATGGTTACCTACTTCATGGTGCTGATGCAGCTCGGTTAA
- the Orco gene encoding odorant receptor 2 isoform X2 produces the protein MMKYKQQGLVADLMPNIRLMQFTGHFFFQYYNDAGGSNIKLFHKIYCVVHLILILLQFSLCGLNLFFERDNVEDMTANTITLLFFTHSLSKLTYAGARSKMFYRTLGIWNNPNSHPLFAESNARYHAIALSKNRRLLTSVTAATVFSVLAWTGLTFMGDSVKNIVDKETNETTTIEIPRLMLRSWYPYDAGHGVAHVATLIFQFYWVLVCLMSASMLDVLFCSWLLFACEQIQHLKQIMKPLIELSATLDTVVPHSNELFKAGSTDHLRDNQPPPPPENDMLDMDLRGIYSNRQDFTATFRSTTGLGFSGGVGPNGLTKKQEILVRSAIKYWVERHKHVVRLVTAVGDTYGFALLIHMLIATITLTLLAYQATKISGFDVYSMGVIGYILYSLGQVFLFCIFGNRLIEESSSVMDAAYSCQWYDGSEEAKTFVQIVCQQCQKAMSVSGAKFFTVSLDLFASVVGAMVTYFMVLMQLG, from the exons ATGATGAAATATAAGCAGCAAGGTCTCGTGGCAGACCTGATGCCGAATATTCGGCTCATGCAGTTCACCGGccatttcttctttcaatattaCAACGACGCGGGAGGAAGCAATATAAAGCTGTTTCATAAAATCTACTGCGTC GTTCACCTAATCTTGATCCTTCTACAGTTTTCTCTCTGCGGCTTGAACCTCTTCTTTGAGAGGGATAACGTTGAAGACATGACCGCAAACACCATCACCCTCCTCTTTTTCACGCATAGCTTATCAAAGCTGACGTACGCCGGCGCgaggagtaaaatgttttATCGGACATTGGGAATTTGGAACAATCCGAACAGCCATCCCTTGTTTGCCGAGAGTAACGCTCGATACCATGCCATCGCGCTATCGAAAAATAGACGTCTTTTAACTAGCGTAACGGCCGCAACCGTGTTTTCGGTTCTCGCGTGGACCGGTCTAACCTTCATGGGTGACTCCGTGAAGAATATCGTCGACAAGGAAACGAACGAGACAACGACCATCGAG ATACCAAGGCTGATGCTGCGGTCCTGGTACCCTTATGACGCCGGACATGGCGTAGCTCACGTCGCCACattgatatttcaattctatTGGGTCCTGGTCTGTCTGATGAGCGCCAGCATGCTGGACGTGCTCTTTTGCTCTTGGCTACTTTTTGCCTGCGAGCAGATTCAACATCTGAAGCAAATAATGAAGCCGCTGATCGAGCTGAGTGCAACGTTGGACACGGTTGTTCCGCACAGCAACGAATTGTTCAAA GCTGGAAGTACCGACCACTTGAGAGACAATCAACCCCCGCCGCCACCCGAAAACGACATGCTGGATATGGATTTGAGAGGGATTTACAGCAACAGACAAGACTTTACGGCCACGTTCAGATCCACGACAGGCCTCGGCTTCAGTGGTGGAGTCGGTCCGAACGGGCTGACCAAGAAGCAGGAAATATTGGTCAGAAGTGCCATCAAGTATTGGGTCGAAAGGCACAAGCATGTAGTGAG ACTCGTAACAGCCGTCGGGGATACTTACGGGTTTGCCTTACTTATCCACATGTTGATAGCCACAATTACCTTAACTCTGCTCGCTTATCAAGCAACAAAG ATTTCTGGCTTTGACGTATACTCAATGGGCGTCATAGGTTACATCCTCTACAGTCTGGGGCAAGTCTTTCTCTTCTGTATATTTGGAAATCGACTGATCGAAGAG AGTTCATCGGTTATGGATGCCGCCTACTCCTGCCAGTGGTACGATGGATCTGAGGAGGCGAAGACGTTCGTTCAAATTGTTTGTCAGCAGTGTCAAAAGGCCATGTCGGTTTCCGGTGCCAAGTTCTTCACGGTTTCTTTGGACTTGTTCGCGTCG GTTGTTGGAGCGATGGTTACCTACTTCATGGTGCTGATGCAGCTCGGTTAA